One window from the genome of Gadus macrocephalus chromosome 7, ASM3116895v1 encodes:
- the LOC132462123 gene encoding protocadherin-10: protein MARGDGVRRAGLVRLVVLVLLWDLVLAQIRYSIPEELEHGAFVGNLAEDLGLAVERLSARRFRLVSGARRQYLEVNLENGVLFVNERIDREELCEQTPFCSFHLQVVMERPLELYRVEVEITDVNDHSPGFPWSAFNLDISESAVPGSRFPLESAQDLDVGTNSLRTYLLHVNDHFLLDVQTRSDGSKFAELVLESPLDREKQRSHQMVLTAVDGGSPERTGTAQIDVTVLDANDNAPVFERSFYRVRLAENAPQGTVVIRLNASDLDEGPNADITYSFSGHAPVKVRELFGVDARTGEITVTGVIDYEKARMHEIYVQAKDKGPSAVAVHCKVLVNVLDTNDNTPEVILTSVSTPVQEDAPPGTVIAVISVTDRDSGENGNVDCEIPHHVPFQLHSSFKNYYTLVTSDLLDREAVAEYNITVTARDMGAPPRFTRRTIVVQVADVNDNEPRFKQPSYTVYLTENNAPGAALCTVTALDPDAGQNAYLSYSLLDGGDIGGMPVSTYVSVNSDNGNIYALRSFDHEQLRSFQVTVQAQDAGFPPLRSNVSVDVFVLDQNDNAPVVASPPAARNGTAPGGDAVPRAADAGFLVGRVSASDADSGQNSRLFYQVLQATDPGLFSVALYTGEIRTNRRLVDTDAASHRLLVLVKDNGQPPLSATASITLSLVDSAPESQPDPGDLAPSPHYYGQGYTVYWMVSLGAVSLTCLVAIVVLLAVKGYRDRRSDGLAGCGCCGSREKTSTADMFVKSDMSGPMTTGPSSGADGAGGGGPISQVYCYKMCLTPESSKSDFMFLKPCSPVMSVQAQNNARGKDYLTSGWSALERNELVNNTTPNEFKDTHKDWTLTKNLKNSAYKRYSSVNMETLLPPHLLSDGMSGSQDEFSCSVAPQYWTWGNHMRECKISLQEERVVPDYSWTTKTMMPQCSYTSPDYQHNVHIPGAASGYCTLKPRTSTPRGELDVYNSFSTFGKKKRLLASYEQTVARDAGLMIANGELFQ, encoded by the exons ATGGCGCGCGGAGACGGGGTGAGGAGGGCGGGCCTGGTCCGCctggtggtcctggtcctgctCTGGGACCTGGTCCTGGCCCAGATCCGCTACTCCATCCCAGAGGAGCTTGAGCACGGGGCGTTCGTGGGGAACCTCGCGGAGGACCTGGGTCTGGCGGTGGAGCGGCTGTCCGCGCGCCGCTTCCGCCTCGTCTCGGGCGCCAGGCGGCAGTACCTCGAGGTGAACCTGGAGAACGGGGTCCTGTTCGTGAACGAGCGCATCGACCGCGAGGAGCTGTGCGAGCAGACCCCGTTCTGCTCCTTCCACCTGCAGGTGGTGATGGAGCGGCCGCTGGAGCTGTACCGTGTGGAGGTGGAGATCACGGACGTCAACGACCATTCACCCGGGTTCCCGTGGAGCGCCTTCAACCTGGACATCTCTGAGTCCGCCGTGCCGGGCTCCCGGTTCCCGCTGGAGAGCGCGCAGGACCTGGACGTGGGCACCAACTCACTGCGCACATACCTGCTCCACGTCAACGACCACTTCCTGCTGGACGTTCAGACGCGGAGCGACGGCAGCAAGTTTGCCGAGTTAGTGTTGGAGTCCCCGCTGGACCGGGAGAAGCAGCGGAGCCACCAGATGGTGCTGACCGCCGTGGACGGGGGGTCACCGGAGAGGACCGGCACCGCGCAGATCGACGTCACGGTGTTGGACGCCAACGACAACGCGCCGGTGTTCGAGCGGTCGTTCTACCGCGTGAGGCTGGCGGAGAACGCACCGCAGGGCACCGTGGTGATCCGGCTAAACGCGTCCGACCTGGACGAGGGTCCCAACGCGGACATCACCTACTCCTTTAGCGGACACGCGCCCGTCAAAGTGCGCGAGCTGTTCGGTGTGGACGCGCGCACCGGGGAGATCACCGTGACGGGGGTGATAGATTACGAGAAGGCGCGCATGCACGAGATCTACGTGCAGGCTAAAGACAAGGGTCCGTCTGCCGTGGCGGTGCACTGCAAGGTGCTCGTGAACGTCCTGGACACCAACGACAACACGCCGGAGGTCATCCTGACGTCGGTGTCCACGCCGGTGCAGGAAGACGCGCCACCGGGCACCGTCATCGCCGTCATCAGCGTCACGGACCGGGACTCCGGGGAGAACGGGAACGTGGACTGTGAGATCCCGCACCACGTCCCGTTCCAGCTCCACTCGTCCTTTAAGAACTATTACACCcttgtgacctctgacctcctggaCCGGGAGGCCGTGGCGGAGTACAACATCACCGTGACCGCGCGGGACATGGGCGCGCCGCCGCGCTTCACCCGGAGGACCATCGTGGTCCAGGTGGCCGACGTGAACGACAACGAGCCCCGCTTCAAGCAGCCGTCGTACACCGTCTACCTGACGGAGAACAACGCGCCGGGGGCTGCGCTGTGCACCGTGACCGCCCTGGACCCCGACGCGGGCCAGAACGCCTACCTGTCCTACTCCCTcctggacgggggggacatCGGCGGGATGCCCGTGTCCACCTACGTGTCCGTCAACTCGGACAACGGGAACATCTACGCACTGCGCTCCTTCGACCACGAGCAGCTCAGGAGCTTCCAGGTCACGGTTCAGGCCCAGGACGCGGGCTTCCCGCCGCTGCGGAGCAACGTCTCGGTGGACGTCTTCGTCCTGGACCAGAACGACAACGCCCCCGTCGTGGCGTCCCCGCCGGCGGCCCGCAACGGAACGGCCCCCGGCGGGGACGCGGTGCCCAGAGCGGCGGACGCCGGGTTCCTGGTGGGCCGGGTCAGCGCGTCGGACGCCGACTCGGGGCAGAACTCGCGGCTCTTCTACCAGGTGCTGCAGGCCACCGACCCGGGCCTGTTCAGCGTGGCTCTGTACACGGGCGAGATCCGGACCAACCGGAGACTGGTGGACACCGACGCCGCCAGCCACCGGCTGCTGGTGCTGGTCAAGGACAACGGTCAGCCGCCGCTGTCGgccaccgcctccatcaccctgTCGCTGGTCGACAGCGCGCCGGAATCACAGCCCGATCCCGGTGACCTTGCGCCGAGCCCTCACTACTACGGCCAGGGCTACACGGTGTACTGGATGGTGTCGCTGGGGGCGGTGTCGCTGACGTGTCTGGTGGCCATCGTCGTCCTGCTCGCCGTGAAGGGCTACCGAGACCGCCGCTCCGACGGCCTCGCCGGCTGCGGGTGCTGCGGCTCGCGGGAGAAGACGAGCACCGCAGACATGTTCGTGAAGTCCGACATGAGCGGGCCGATGACCACGGGCCCCTCCAGCGGCGCGGACGGGGCTGGCGGCGGGGGGCCCATCTCGCAGGTGTACTGTTACAAAATGTGTCTGACCCCGGAATCTTCCAAAAGTGACTTTATGTTCCTGAAGCCGTGCAGTCCCGTAATGAGCGTGCAGGCACAGAATAACGCCCGGGGCAAAGACTATCTGACATCTGGGTGGAGCGCGCTGGAGCGCAACGAGCTGGTGAACAACACAACGCCTAATGAG TTCAAGGACACTCACAAGGACTGGACTTTGACCAAGAACCTGAAGAACTCAGCTTACAAGAG gTACAGTTCTGTGAACATGGAGACCTTGctgcccccccacctcctctctgatGGGATGTCCGGCTCCCAGGACGAGTTCTCCTGCTCTGTGGCCCCCCAGTACTGGACCTGGGGGAACCACATGCGTG AATGTAAAATATCTCTTCAAGAAGAGCGCGTAGTCCCCGACTACTCATGGACTACAAAGACCATGATGCCTCAGTGTTCCTACACGTCACCTGACTACCAGCACAACGTCCACATCCCGGGCGCTGCGTCGGGGTATTGCACCCTGAAGCCCCGGACCAGCACCCCCCGCGGGGAGCTGGACGTCTACaactccttctccaccttcgGCAAGAAGAAGAGGCTGCTGGCGAGCTACGAGCAGACGGTGGCGCGGGACGCGGGTCTGATGATCGCTAACGGCGAACTGTTTCAGTGA
- the LOC132462124 gene encoding protocadherin alpha-C2-like — protein MALCASAPRTQWMAALWLLAALWGRAAAITRYSIPEEMAAGSVVANLATDLGLEVRSLKERAAKLDVIQSKNYLDINKETGDLVIREKIDRESICMSKTASCFLKMDVVLENPIRIFNIELEIMDINDNAPVFRRKTMHLDISEAAAAGERFSLTNAVDADVGANSIKTYFLSESDSFSIDIQTGSDGSKYVDLVLNSDLDREQRGLQTLILTAVDGGVPARSGTASIVINVLDINDNAPVFNQSVYTVNVTENASLGSVVMTLNATDQDEGKNAELLYSYTLYTSEKTQEIFSLDPNTGEIKVKGPIDYEEIQSFEMYIQAHDKGSTPLSGQCKVTLYVVDLNDNYPVVTIKSLKTRVPEDVPVGTLIAVVSVSDKDSGANGEVEISLNHAARLPFVLNKSSEDYLELLVSQPLDRETTSRYEITLRVRDRGSPPLGENETLILEVLDINDNAPAFPQSSYTIHVAENNALGALLTSLSAYDPDLNENQYLVYFIMEKEVANTSMSMLFSINPENGNLYALKTFDYEIERDFLFHVEARDSGGPPLSANVTVHVVVQDQNDNAPVIVAPWRPQGSVVEEVIPRSADKGHLIAKVIAIDADAEQNARVTYQVLQMSDASLFSLDQYNGEIRTARMFSYRDPRQQRLVIVAKDNGEPPLSATVTVKIATVENALPFSEATEVPIEYDVFTDLNLYLVIGLGAVSFLLLITILVIIVLKCQKPKPKPLKMPPPNRNSVISRNSVISQRSSTIADSTLISSDAYWYSLFLAETRKGNVVVRQPIVPKGAGYFVSSIPRSIGPSEISDSRASTLEYSK, from the exons ATGGCGCTGTGTGCGTCGGCTCCGCGGACACAATGGATGGCGGCTCTCTGGCTGCTTGCGGCGCTGTGGGGACGCGCGGCCGCCATCACCCGCTACTCCATCCCGGAGGAGATGGCGGCGGGCTCGGTGGTCGCTAACCTGGCCACGGATCTCGGACTGGAGGTCCGCAGCCTGAAGGAGCGGGCGGCGAAGCTCGACGTGATCCAGAGCAAGAACTACCTCGACATCAACAAAGAGACGGGAGACCTGGTCATCCGCGAGAAGATCGACCGCGAGAGCATCTGCATGAGTAAGACCGCCTCGTGCTTCCTGAAGATGGACGTGGTCCTGGAAAACCCAATCCGGATCTTCAACATCGAGCTGGAGATCATGGACATCAACGACAACGCGCCGGTGTTCCGGAGGAAGACTATGCACCTGGACATCTCCGAGGCGGCCGCTGCCGGCGAGAGATTCTCTCTCACGAACGCCGTGGATGCGGACGTGGGCGCGAACTCCATCAAGACCTACTTCCTCAGCGAGAGCGACTCGTTCAGCATCGACATACAGACCGGCAGCGACGGGTCGAAATACGTCGACCTGGTTCTCAACAGCGATTTGGACAGAGAACAACGCGGTCTCCAGACGTTGATCCTGACGGCGGTGGACGGTGGCGTTCCCGCCCGCTCCGGGACGGCCAGCATCGTCATTAACGTTCTCGATATCAACGACAACGCCCCCGTGTTCAATCAGTCTGTATACACCGTCAATGTCACGGAGAACGCGTCGCTCGGCTCGGTCGTGATGACTTTGAACGCGACGGATCAGGACGAAGGTAAGAACGCCGAGTTGTTGTACTCCTACACGCTTTACACGTCCGAGAAGACCCAGGAGATCTTCTCTCTAGACCCCAACACCGGCGAGATCAAAGTGAAGGGGCCCATCGACTATGAGGAGATCCAAAGTTTTGAGATGTACATCCAGGCCCACGATAAGGGCTCCACGCCGCTGTCGGGCCAGTGTAAGGTCACACTGTACGTGGTGGACCTCAACGACAACTATCCCGTGGTCACCATCAAGTCCCTGAAGACGCGGGTCCCGGAGGACGTCCCCGTGGGGACACTGATCGCCGTGGTGAGCGTCAGCGACAAGGACTCGGGCGCCAACGGCGAGGTGGAGATCTCCCTGAACCACGCCGCCCGGCTGCCCTTCGTCCTCAACAAGTCCTCCGAGGACTACCTGGAGCTGCTGGTGTCCCAGCCCCTGGACCGCGAGACCACCAGCCGCTACGAGATCACGCTGAGGGTCCGGGACCGCGGCTCCCCCCCGCTGGGCGAGAACGAGACCCTCATCCTGGAGGTGCTTGACATCAACGACAACGCGCCCGCCTTCCCGCAGTCGTCCTACACCATCCACGTGGCGGAGAACAACGCCCTGGGCGCGCTGCTCACCTCGCTGAGCGCCTACGACCCGGACCTCAACGAGAACCAGTACCTGGTGTACTTcatcatggagaaggaggtggccAACACCTCCATGTCCATGCTCTTCTCCATCAACCCCGAGAACGGGAACCTCTACGCCCTGAAGACCTTCGACTACGAGATCGAGCGGGACTTCCTGTTCCACGTGGAGGCGCGGGACTCGGGCGGCCCGCCGCTGAGCGCCAACGTGACGGTGCACGTGGTGGTGCAGGACCAGAACGACAACGCCCCGGTCATCGTGGCGCCGTGGCGGCCCCAGGGctcggtggtggaggaggtcatCCCCCGCTCGGCCGACAAGGGCCACCTGATCGCCAAGGTGATCGCCATCGACGCCGACGCGGAGCAGAACGCCCGCGTCACCTACCAGGTGCTGCAGATGAGCGACGCCTCGCTGTTCAGCCTGGACCAGTACAACGGCGAGATCCGCACCGCGCGCATGTTCAGCTACCGCGACCCGCGCCAGCAGCGGCTGGTCATCGTCGCCAAGGACAACGGGGAGCCGCCGCTGTCGGCCACGGTGACGGTGAAGATCGCCACGGTGGAGAACGCCCTGCCCTTCTCCGAGGCCACGGAGGTGCCCATCGAGTACGACGTGTTCACCGACCTCAACCTGTACCTGGTCATCGGCCTGGGCGCCGTCTCCTTCCTGCTGCTCATCACCATCCTGGTCATCATCGTGCTCAAGTGCCAGAAGCCCAAGCCCAAGCCGCTGAAGATGCCGCCGCCCAACCGCAACAGCGTCATCAGCCGCAACAGCGTCATCAGCCAGCGCAGCTCCACCATCGCCGACTCCACGCTCATCTCCAGCGACGCCTACTGGTACAGCCTCTTCCTGGCCGAGACGCGCAAGGGCAACGTGGTGGTGCGGCAGCCCATCGTCCCCAAGGGCGCCGGGTACTTCGTGTCCAGCATACCCCGGAGCATCGGCCCGTCGGAGATCAGCGACTCCCGGGCCTCCACCCTCGAG TACTCCAAATGA